The Amycolatopsis mongoliensis genome includes a window with the following:
- a CDS encoding DUF6541 family protein yields MPAPEDFWSYFAAVATYLAVLAVPGGVVGWAAGVRGWALAGLAPLLSYAIAGLAGPWLAIAHVPYGPPSVAACTLLLAAVLHGLRRLSIARGWMTPGAEEPPQPWTRRAHLAVVACVAIATAVSIAVVVTGRGGTTAVFQRWDTVFHANGIRYIAETGDGSLTGMGTINWYPDGSFYPNAYHLVGALVYQLSGTSVPVTLNAVTMPIAGLFALAMVALVRQLGGRAVFAGSAALVAGGATTGAYESVSSGLLPFALGIVLTPLAVVALQRFVVRPGVDTGAVLALSATGLLAAHSSALFGAILFAFPVVVQRWYRALRGKHLDGVAPEKAAWRVVGGDVLRMLPVMVAAGLMAAPMILGAISFTSGSYPYHAWGSHMPLWKALAMLATFKQVLPVPQIWLTVFLALGVFTLVRLRRMRWVVLSAIALSALFVVVACFGGEDWVISLSRPWWNDRFRLMALAAIPMCLLAAHGMSETQQWLAKVASGRAWVRARPWLTGRVGLATAVLLVVAMGVLTGGFYRAANAKTVSLLYYNGLPGETVPPVSQDEIDAMDHLGTLGIPADQKVLNDRMDGTAWMYALTGVHPVAGHYDAGIAPPDSLYLAMHFGDYDSDPQVRAATQRLNIHYVLVGSGTIRRDTPIAPGLRHLDGHDFVREVYRNPGAVIYRIVK; encoded by the coding sequence GTGCCTGCACCCGAGGACTTCTGGAGCTACTTCGCCGCGGTGGCCACTTATCTGGCCGTACTGGCGGTGCCCGGCGGCGTCGTCGGATGGGCCGCCGGCGTCCGCGGCTGGGCTCTGGCCGGGCTCGCGCCGCTGCTGAGCTACGCCATCGCCGGCCTGGCCGGCCCGTGGCTGGCGATCGCGCACGTGCCGTACGGGCCGCCGAGCGTCGCCGCCTGCACCCTGCTGCTCGCCGCCGTGCTCCACGGTCTCCGCCGGCTCTCGATCGCGCGCGGCTGGATGACACCGGGAGCCGAAGAGCCGCCGCAGCCGTGGACGCGCCGCGCGCACCTGGCCGTGGTCGCCTGCGTGGCGATCGCCACGGCCGTGTCGATCGCCGTGGTGGTCACCGGCCGCGGCGGGACGACCGCGGTGTTCCAGCGCTGGGACACCGTCTTCCACGCGAACGGCATCCGCTACATCGCCGAGACCGGCGACGGCTCCCTGACCGGCATGGGCACCATCAACTGGTACCCCGACGGGTCCTTCTACCCGAACGCGTACCACCTGGTCGGCGCCCTGGTCTACCAGCTGTCGGGGACGTCGGTGCCGGTCACGCTCAACGCCGTCACGATGCCGATCGCCGGGCTGTTCGCGCTGGCCATGGTCGCGCTGGTGCGCCAGCTCGGCGGCCGCGCGGTGTTCGCCGGCAGCGCGGCGCTGGTCGCGGGCGGCGCGACGACCGGGGCGTACGAGTCGGTGTCGAGCGGGCTGCTGCCGTTCGCGCTCGGCATCGTGCTGACGCCGCTGGCGGTGGTCGCGCTGCAGCGGTTCGTCGTGCGGCCCGGCGTCGACACGGGCGCGGTGCTGGCGCTGAGCGCCACCGGCCTGCTCGCCGCGCACTCGAGCGCGCTGTTCGGGGCGATCCTGTTCGCGTTCCCGGTCGTGGTGCAGCGCTGGTACCGGGCACTGCGGGGCAAGCACCTCGACGGCGTCGCGCCGGAAAAAGCGGCCTGGCGGGTCGTCGGCGGTGACGTCCTGCGGATGCTGCCGGTGATGGTGGCGGCCGGGCTGATGGCCGCGCCGATGATCCTCGGCGCGATCTCCTTCACGTCCGGGTCGTACCCGTACCACGCGTGGGGCTCGCACATGCCGCTGTGGAAGGCCCTGGCGATGCTGGCGACGTTCAAGCAGGTGCTGCCGGTGCCGCAGATCTGGCTGACGGTGTTCCTGGCCCTCGGCGTGTTCACGCTGGTGCGGCTGCGGCGGATGCGCTGGGTGGTGCTCTCGGCGATCGCGCTGTCCGCGCTGTTCGTCGTGGTCGCGTGCTTCGGCGGCGAAGACTGGGTGATCAGCCTGTCGCGCCCCTGGTGGAACGACCGGTTCCGGCTGATGGCGCTGGCGGCGATCCCGATGTGCCTGCTCGCCGCGCACGGGATGAGCGAGACCCAGCAGTGGCTGGCGAAGGTCGCGAGCGGGCGCGCCTGGGTGCGCGCGCGGCCGTGGCTGACCGGCCGGGTCGGGCTGGCGACGGCGGTGCTGCTGGTCGTGGCGATGGGCGTGCTGACCGGCGGGTTCTACCGCGCGGCCAACGCCAAGACGGTGTCGCTGCTGTACTACAACGGCCTCCCCGGCGAGACGGTCCCGCCGGTCAGCCAGGACGAGATCGACGCGATGGACCACCTCGGCACGCTGGGGATCCCCGCCGACCAGAAGGTGCTCAACGACCGCATGGACGGCACGGCGTGGATGTACGCGCTGACCGGCGTGCACCCGGTGGCCGGCCACTACGACGCGGGCATCGCGCCCCCGGACTCGCTCTACCTGGCGATGCACTTCGGCGACTACGACAGCGACCCGCAGGTCCGCGCCGCGACGCAGCGGCTGAACATCCACTACGTGCTGGTCGGCAGCGGCACGATCCGCCGCGACACCCCGATCGCGCCCGGCCTGCGGCACCTGGACGGGCACGACTTCGTGCGCGAGGTCTACCGGAACCCGGGCGCCGTGATCTACCGGATCGTGAAGTAG